GTGTTTTCCGGGTCTTTGAGGGTCAGCTCGGCATACTGTTTAAGGGCATCCTCCGTTTTTCCGATGTTGGCAAGTGATGCGGCATACATGGATCTGATACTCTGATCCTGCGGGCGAAGAGTCAGCATCTCTGCACAGGCTTCTGACGCCTCGCTGTCTTTTCCAAGGAAGTGCAGAGCCTCGGCTCTCAGACGGCGGGTGACGATATCGTCTGAATTCGATTCGAGCAGAAGATCATATCCAGATACCGCCTCGTCATACTCACCCCTCATGACATATATGGAAGCAAGTTTTCTGACGACATCCGCATTTGGAATGCCTGCCTGAAGATATTTTGCGTACACCTCAAGGACTTCGTCATACTTCTGCATCTGCTCAAGGACATCTGCGAGTTCAAGCAGGGCTTTTGTGTTGGTTTCGTCGATATCCGTCAGATGCTGCAGGATTCTTGCCGCATCTTCAAGTCTGCCGAGATTCACGTAAGCAACTCCTTTGTCGAACAAAACCTGAGAATGTTCCGGAGAGAGATTGAGACACTGGTCCATATATTCTATGCAGAGCTTGAACTCGCCTTTTAACAGGTGAACATGTCCGATTGAGTAAAGGTTATGGATGTCGTCAGGATCCAGTTTAAGCGCCGCAGTATAGCATTCCTGTGCCAGATCGAGTTGGTCGGTTGATGTACATAGATTTCCTCCTAATGTCAGAAGACCGAGTCCTCCCTCTCCTTTGGACAATGCAAAGGAGGCTGCCTTCGCTGCTTCTTCATTTAACCCGAGATCAGCACAAATTGTCGTGGCATGAACTGCTGCTCCGGGAATGTCGGGGAAGTCATTCATGATTCTAATATAGGTCTCTGCAGCTGCCTGATTCTGTCCTGCAGCCGTTTGAGCCCTGCCGAGATCAAGAAGGATTCCAGGGTGATCCGGCAGAACTTCATCGGCCGAGGTAAACGCATCTACGGCTTTTTCATAATCGCCGAGCATCTCATATGCGGATCCAAGCCCGATGAAAGGTGCAGGAGTGTTTGTGGAAAGGAGCACGGCATTTTGATAATGGGCTGCCGCCTCTTCATAGTTGCCGGCGGAAAGCGCCGCCTCTCCCGCGAGCAGGGTGATTGTGAGGTCGCGGGGTTGGTAATCTTCGTTTAACAAAAGTTCAGCAATCTCCTGTGCCTCGGCGTATCTTCCTGTTCCGCTGCATGCTTTAAGAAGACCGATATAGGCAAGTGTGTTTTCCGGAGCCGCCTCAACGAGTTTTTTCCATGAGCCGGCCGCTTCCTTATATTTTCCTGCCAGCATCATGGACGCGGCGTGCTGTTCCAAAGCTATGATGTTATCGGGTGATTTTGCAAGAACACGTGCCGCCGCGTCTCCGGCATACTGATAACGCCCAAGTCCGGCGAGGCATCTGCTGTGAAGAAGTTCCATGTCAAGCCGCGAGGGTGAATGGCTTAAAACAACGCCGGCGGCTTTGTCGGCATCTGCGTATCGGCCGAGTGCCGCAAGGGCATATCCCTGCATTGACAAAAGACCTTCATTCACGACGCCGACCTCGACTTTTATCTGCTCTTTCTGAGTTGGCGCGTTATCGAATAAATCAAGATCACTATTTTCGAACCATTTCATTTTAGCAGGCGAGGGCCCGGCAGAGCCGAGTTTACCCATCTTCTCGAAACTCTCGAGCGCCTCTTTGTATTTACCGGAGAGGTACTCGGCGCAGCCTTTCATATACCAGACCGCAGAATTCGTCTGGTTCAGATGGCTGCATTCCACAAATGCCTCCACGGCACGTTTGAAATCTCCGTTCAAAAATGAGATCATTCCAAGCAGATGCCAGAGTTCTGCGTTTGCATAGCCTTTTGCCAATACTTTTTCAAGCTGGATGGCAGCCTCTTTCCCATTCCCATCCCAGTAAAAAGATAAGGCACGGTGGATTGTGACGGTAATGTCATCTCCTGTTGTATAATGCTGGATCATTCCGTATGCGGCGGCAGCGTTTTTAAAGTTCCCGAGGCTTTCTTCGAGCCGGGCTCTGCGATACCAGCCGACTTCATCATTCTCGGCAAGGTGTGCATATCGTTTCAGCGCTCCTTCAATATCTCCCGTCATCTCGCTGCAGAAT
The sequence above is a segment of the uncultured Methanocorpusculum sp. genome. Coding sequences within it:
- a CDS encoding tetratricopeptide repeat protein, producing the protein MVDIGGLFGKNDKQNPWIARGEQAYEKGMYDDAIQHFTKALELEPGSAHIWTRLATSQRLTQKYDAAARSYAKAVELNPEDFHAWTSLAVLLGDAGKYEEALSALGHIVLPESEVYLKDRKCEWLLRSGKYREAAAVCSQLISHFPGNVQYRIRYADLLMRSGMFAEARSMYDNLTSSLGKPELISNAAFCSEMTGDIEGALKRYAHLAENDEVGWYRRARLEESLGNFKNAAAAYGMIQHYTTGDDITVTIHRALSFYWDGNGKEAAIQLEKVLAKGYANAELWHLLGMISFLNGDFKRAVEAFVECSHLNQTNSAVWYMKGCAEYLSGKYKEALESFEKMGKLGSAGPSPAKMKWFENSDLDLFDNAPTQKEQIKVEVGVVNEGLLSMQGYALAALGRYADADKAAGVVLSHSPSRLDMELLHSRCLAGLGRYQYAGDAAARVLAKSPDNIIALEQHAASMMLAGKYKEAAGSWKKLVEAAPENTLAYIGLLKACSGTGRYAEAQEIAELLLNEDYQPRDLTITLLAGEAALSAGNYEEAAAHYQNAVLLSTNTPAPFIGLGSAYEMLGDYEKAVDAFTSADEVLPDHPGILLDLGRAQTAAGQNQAAAETYIRIMNDFPDIPGAAVHATTICADLGLNEEAAKAASFALSKGEGGLGLLTLGGNLCTSTDQLDLAQECYTAALKLDPDDIHNLYSIGHVHLLKGEFKLCIEYMDQCLNLSPEHSQVLFDKGVAYVNLGRLEDAARILQHLTDIDETNTKALLELADVLEQMQKYDEVLEVYAKYLQAGIPNADVVRKLASIYVMRGEYDEAVSGYDLLLESNSDDIVTRRLRAEALHFLGKDSEASEACAEMLTLRPQDQSIRSMYAASLANIGKTEDALKQYAELTLKDPENTAALFGYAEMLSRMGKYPEAVRYFDKLLGKYPRNSLLHIEKALASIKIGEPSDIVSDMTTAAQADPKNPYVLSGLGFMQMVTGHPTEALAAFDKAETAGCKDPDLNFCRGLIYLQQNRFDMAEKAADHILKNDPEHMPAMHLKARSLESVGRLKEAVGYYDRIVQLSELDKETERSSED